The genome window AGGCATGGAGGTTGAGTCCCTCCTCCACTCGAGGCATAGAGATAAAAAACCTGACCCCCTCCTCCACCCGCGGTATGGAGGTCGGGTCCCTCCTTCACCTGAGACATGGAGGTTCAGTCCCTCCTTTGCCCGAGGCCTAGAGGTTAGGAAATCTCGATCCCCTCCTTCTATATGGTGTCTAAGGTAGAAGGAGAAGATAAAAGTCACCACCGCTTGCCTGCCCATATCGATAAGGGTTTAAGATATACGGTCATAGACTATCCCCCCATGGCTAGTGTCGATAAAATGCCAAAGGAAAATTGTTTGAGATAGTTAGACATTGTCTCATCgtagaatatttcatgaaatattttgtCTCTTTACGACCAGATATAAAAGCTCATTTTTAACGTAATAAATGAGGATCATTTTTTGATCACTCGTATCCATACTCATCTACCTCGGGTTATTATCCTGGACATTGGAGGGATTAAGTCAGGAAACTTCTGTCAGCCTCGGTCTTATTGCATATGACACTTCAAATACTTGATATTTTCATCTCGAATGTACCTTAGATAATCCTGTACACATGAGTTCGGACCACATAAGGTTGACCAAGATatcaatgattttttttcataataCTAAACAAACTGatttatcaaattttttttttattataattgatGGTGTTAGTTagtaagattttaatattttatcataaaattCAAATCAGATTTTCGTCATAATATAtcctattattttttaattaaaaaataaatacaaagatttaagatatttttattaaaaaaatactgaATATACCTATTGAAAGCAAAGtttcatataacaaaaacaataccCAAGCTCGGAAGTTCAAACCCCGAAAACGGaagccaaaaaaataaaaataaaaaataaaaaaataaaaaataaaagctgAAAGAGAAACAGTAGTTACCCACATCGAAGCACAATCCCTTTCCCCCGAGTCCGAACTCAAAGGCCACCATAGAAACGGAGAAGACGGAGAAGCGTCACCTCCCGTGCTCCTTCCATGGCGGCATCTCTTTTCCTCTCTCTCCTCCCCGCACACAAGCTCCCTTCTAATTCTACCCCTGTCCTTACGAGGAGGACGGCAAACAAGAAGCAGAAGAGCAAGAATATCTGCCCAATATccgcctcctcgtcctcctccttccgCAACGGGAGCCCGTCAGAGACGGACTGTCCGGTGCCTCTGGATCAGCAGCCGGTGAACGAGTACCAGTCCCTCTCAACCTCCCTCCCCTTCTCCTGGGCCACCGCCGACCTCCGCCTCTACTCCTCCCGCCTCGCCCTCACCGGCGCCTCCTTCGCCCTCATCGTCGGCCTCCCCGTCTCCGCCTTCGGAACCGGCAGCCTCTCCGACCCCCGCTGCGCCCTCGGGGTCGTCTCCGCCGGTCTTCTCGCCGTCACGCTCGCCGTCCTCCGGATGTACCTCGGATGGGCTTACATCGGCAACCGCTTGCTCAGCGCCACTGTCGAGTGTAAGACAGCTCACTCTCGTATTTCCGATCCCTTGTTTTCTTAATTCGAACAATTTCCGATTGAAATTTCTGTTCGCCTCACAGATGAGGAGACGGGATGGTATGATGGTCAGGTAAGGATGTATCGCCGACCCTTCTTCTCTTGGTACCGAATTATGCGGTGTTTTCTCCTTCTTGAGTTTGGATGTGTTTTAAGCTTTAAGCATTGATAAAGGAGCATATTTTGTTGTTATCAATCTTGCGTCTTGATTTTGGATGTTATATTTATGTTAAGCATTAAATCAAATAGATAAAAAAGGTTCTATTCAGTATTTTTTTCCTTAAGATTCTAATCACAATCTTTGATCTTTCTGTAATTTCTTGAATGGAAAGCAAACTGTAAATAAGCAAATTGCAAACTCAGTTAGATCTTATCCCTGTATCTTGTGATGGTGTTGGCTATGGCAGATGAGCTTGATAGAATAATGATGCTCTAAAGGATTGAATGGGTTCTCTCTAGTTCATGTGATCTCATAGTCCTGTTGCAAGTGCAGAAGTTCCTGCAACATGAGTAGAATAGTATGCGATCTATGTTACTAGTAATCGAATAAACTGATATAAAAAAATGAACTGGAGCATAATGAATTGGAGTCATAACATCCCTGACCCAATACTCAAGCCTCTATCTGTAATACAgcacatctaatatcctaaactaCCTAAGATCTGCTGTGCAAAAGGAATGATGCaatgtgaatttttttttataactcttttttttatttggtgTTAATTTAAGTCAGTGTTAAAGTTACACCGCACCTTCACTTTCTGATTCTGCATTGTCTGCTCGCATATGTAGGCGCAACTAGCTGCCACTCCTTATGACCTACGTCTTCTTTAAATTGAAAGAAAATTGCACTGTGACAAAAAGTTCTGCGACTTCTCCAACAACGGACATAATTATTAGATAGCCAGTGATGAATGGAAGACCAAAATTTTAGAGAGCATGAAGGCTTCTATTTGATTCAGCAGGTGGCACTAGAAGGAAATTTTTAGGATTTGATGTCATTAGAAGAGGATATTAGTTCTTAGTTGCTTTTGCTTATTAATGGTTTTGAGAATTAAACCAGAGATAATCCAGAGTCGGAGTGTTCTGCTTTATCCAGTGTCACATTTTGAGTACTTGGACCTAACTTTGCAATGTTCTTTGCATCCCTACTGCCAGTAGGGCTGATAAACTTTCATAAGTGCAAAACTATATCCACTTGGAGTTTTTGAAATTTTCATGAGGGTCACCACTTCTTTCATGAAAAATGTATGTTTTGTTTGTAAAGGGCCATTGATAATATCAATTGAATGCCCAACTGCATGCTTGCTTTCTCTTTAGTTTCAGGTTTAAGTATTGTGATATGTTTGTTCGTTGTTGACAGATATGGGTGAAGACCCCTGAAGTTTTAGCTCGCGATCGTCTTCTAGGTTCATTTTCTGTAAGTTGACCAATTTATATCCGAACTACATCTTTTTTTGGGTTATCCTCTGTAACCTTCAGGTCTACACTGAATTCCTTCAGGATACACTAGTCAATCGTTGTCATGCAAGTTCGTTTAAAAGATTTATGCTGATTGGCTTGCAAATGCTTAGTTCTTCCAACTAGCCAAAATTGACTGATGCTGGACTGAATATAGTGGATTTGTTATGCAGCATACTATATGACTTGATGCACATGAAAACGTATGTTTGGTATGAGACGACAAGGTTGATACCTGAAATGAGTTCAACGGAACCGCAATTGACATACTTATTCTAATGGGTTTTGCCTGAATTCTTTGTAGCTAGTGGATGATTTCCTTTTAGAACATTTAGCATTACATGTAGTAGTCCATGGAAAATGATAGTACTTTTTACGGATTCATCAAATGCTCGTcatcatgtatttttttttactttgtctTCAGGTGAAACCCGTGTTAAGCAGAGTGAAGCTTACTTTAATAGGTCTCGCGATCTCCTTAGTCGCATGTGCCTTCCTTTTCATCAATATCGAAAACCCAAGGGATACATCAAAAGATTCTGGGGAGCGAGCTGTAGCTGGGGCATACAGTGATGAATCTGCAAGGTCATTTGAGCCGGATGCATTCTGCGGTGAGCCTGATCTGTCATAAACCTTTTGGAAGGCGTTGAAACGTGCAGTTTGTCCACTAGAAATGCACATACAGATAAAGTCACACATGATGTCTCCAAATACAAACTTAGAAATGCAATTGTGTTGTGTCTGGTATCATATATGTAGAAAATTGTACATACCTAAAGTAAAACTGATAATGTAATTAGTTTATCACTGAAACAGGGTTAGATGTGTTactattcttttttccttttactatAGCAAGTGTATCAAATGCCCACCAAGTTCTTGCCAGGAGGAAACAATtactgattttttttgtttttggactCTAAGCTCAAATTGATGCTCGCATTTTTCTGGACCAGCACTGAGTCGAGCACCTGAATCAAATATAATCTAAAGGAAACTATAcgaaattttatttcttttatttaattACTTAGGCTCCATTTCTGATTTTTATTTCTTCAGATAAGTTCCCTTCTACACTGTTGAGAGAAAAATATGATTTCTTTTCTGATTAAAAATacgacatttttttttctttcaacaatTATCTTTTTATTAAGAAGGAATTCGGGtcatgatatttataaaaaataagtatatatatatatatatatatatatttcacgtCGTGATCGGGTGGTCGACAGGAAAGAGAAATGAAAGGACGAGTTCACCTAAGTGTATTGGATCACCCACTACCATTGGACGGTAGAGGGCCAATTACGTATTTTTGGACATCTGATCGGGTTTAGGGTTCGCTTTTCATTTTAACGGATTCGGACCCTTGCAGATTTCATTCGGATCCGACCCATCGTCACGAAGGTTCGCCGCTCTCACGCTTTTATTGCACGATCGTACCGTCCTCGTCTTGATGCTGGACTTCGTGGTTCCTCGGAACCACCCGCTTGCCTTCTTCTCCGAGTTTTTCTCTCCCTACCCGCTTGCCTTCTTCTCCGAGTTTTTCTCTCCCTACCCGCTTCTGGTATTTCTCTTCCTCTGTTTATTTCTTTAGTGTCTGGTTCCGATTCGGATTAGAAATCGTTCCTGGGGTTTAGTATGTTTAAGGTCCTGAGGACGATAATATGACCTTAGAATATTTGTATGTAATGTTTGCCAATCAGTGATGGCGAGTAGATTGTGGAGGATGTATGCCGACCGGCAGTTCTACAAATGGGAAAAGACAGTCCTTTGGGATATGATCGAGCCATATAGGCGTCCCAAATCCTTCACCCCTCTTATCTCGATCTATGTTGCTGCCTTCTACACAGGGGTTATCGGATCCGCCATTACCGAGCAGCTTTATAAGGTACGCTTTTTCTCATGGGATCTGATTTTTAGCTCTGTCAAGTAATCAAGTTCTATAAATTTTCCCCCTTCCCCTTCATATTGAGTTCTGTTTTTTTCATCTTTTCTATGACCATTGATTTTATACGGGTAAGGTATGTTGTAAGTGTGTTTTCTAGATTTGCTAATGATCACCGTACGATGGAGTCATTGTTATCTTCTGAATAACTTTGTGACTGTCACTTTTTTTCGTGCAAGTTATTGGCAACGATACTCAAGTATAGGATTTTATTCTTGCATTGGTTTTTCTTTTAGATATACGGTTTGTTGTGAACGCAAAATTATAAAAGAACAAATACTTGTTGACTGAGAATTGATTGGTTCTACTATTCATTTTCCAAATTAATAGGTAATGGCTTCTtttcccaatatgattcttctctaatgtttCATCTTGTCTCTTGTGAAATAATGTAGAATTGTGAATCTATAATTATTTAGTTTGTTAGATGCATGTTTAGACAAGTCAGCAATGCTAATTGTGAaacttattttctttatttaatttagaaCAAAGTAATAGTACTTGGATCTGATTAATAAAATAATGAATATTGAAAtaacaaatttaaagaaaaagttcaaTAAAGAACCTCGAGACGGGTATATGTTGTTTTAAGGCTAAATCTCCTCATTAGGTGTGAGAATTAGTTGACATTTGTACCCAAGATTTAACATTTATCATCCCTCCTACGAGCATAATGGCAGAGAGATTTTACTTGATCTCTTTTAGCAAACTAAATAACTAAATAAAATTGAACAAcacaattgaaaataaaataaaagaggtGGAATTTTTGTATTTATAACTATCTTTATAGCTTCTAACAATGCCTTAAAAAGTATCTTAAAAGGTATTATTCCAAGGAACACTTCTTTTAAATTAGGTAGTTATTATAATCACCAAGAACtaatttttataagattttgaATCTCCAGAAAAACTCCAACGATCCCCAAAAAACTTATgtttttcgatgattaaaacttaaTAAAAGAGAACAGAGTGTTGCTTGATGCTTATACTATGCGATTGGTGAAGTACTTCTTATCAAGGATGGATGTACCGCTCAAAACAATATGAAATGTTCGGTATGTATCGGTTCGGGTGTGGGCCAATACGCAGACTACTCCCGTTTCAGGTGGCCTATTCAGTTCagtaaaaataataagaaatcaAAATTAGTGGTGGGGCCTGACCAACTTGGTattaagaaaggaaaaaaaaacttcAAATGGAAATTAGGGCTTGCTAACGAGAGCACTCTTCTCATGTTCAATGTTGCTGTTGTTTGCGAGCCCTCTTCTCGGTTTCAACGCTGCCATCATTGTTATTTCGCAATCGTTGTTACTTAGTTGTTGCCATTGCCATTACTTCACGGTGTTGTCGTTGCTTCGTGATGCTGCTGTCATTGTTATTGTTTCACAATGTTGTTGCTTTTGTGACGTCGTTGTCGCTGCATTCCTTCTTCTTCCCAAGTCCACTGtcacctcttctcctcttcttccttcttccttctcctccacggcttcttcatcttcctctttccTCCTCTATTCATgctatcttttcttcttctctttctttttcttcctctctaaAACATTGATACATACTGGTGTAATGACACATGGTACACCGGTACTAAccggtatgtaccagtccgacagTTCACCAAAATGGGTTAGGTACCTGAAACGATGATCCTTGTTTTTTGTAAAGTTTAAGTTTCACTTAGTGTAGGTATCTTTCATTTGAAGAAATAGAGTGAGCCGGGTGTTAAAATACatcatttttaatttataatgTCTACTATTATACACATAGTACAAATGATAATTAAGATTTTTAATATTACATATGGAATTTAGAAGTTGCCCAGTTGCCCTACATTTCTAGGGAAATTAAACATCAATTAAGATTTTGCTAATAGTTTTTCATATGCAATTTAACATAATGATAAACTTTGCTAgcaattttaaaaatttctccAAAGATTAGGGAGATTCAAGCAACACTTTAAGGTGATATCAATCAGGGACACTTTTCGAGGACAAATTGATAACTTTAGAACTTGTGAAAACCTCTTTTAATGAGTTGTCTTAAAAAAAAAGTTGTTATTGATTTCATTGCTTTCATAGTGTTGCTTAAATTTTACTAATCCTTATAGAAATAAGCGTGTTACTTGAACAACGAGATGATATTATTTTACATTTCATGATAATTTCTTAACCTTTGAAATGTTAggatttaatatatataaataatgattATATTTATGTTATTAAAATCCTATTGGGAGACTTATGGAAATATCATGCACATATTGCAACCTCTTCTATACAAGAGAATCTGTATATGACCACATATTAGGGCAATCCTTCAAATCCCCCATGAATAATCAAAATTATAACACACGATCATTAATGCATATCCCATGACGAAGTCATTTATAGTATATGTGAATTAGTATATATTTTGATAAAAGGGAACGGAATTATAGTTCACTTTGTTCCTTCACGTAGAAGATATTCACATTAAGTAAGGCTTAAATTTTATGAAAGTGTTTCAATAACTCTATGAGCATTGAGCAACATCTTGTTACTTTTTTGTTTATGAAATTGCTCCTAACAATGCCCCTCCAATGCGTAAGTGAGAAAGAGGTTTAAAggattcaagttaaacttttgtgAGAAAAAGGTGTGTTTGTGAAACACACCTGATGAGTCATTTTAATAGTGGATTTTGGATATCGTTACTTCCATAGTAGATGTCGATTACAAAGAAGGTGGTGTGCCATTTTCGGACTTAATTGCAATCATGGTGCACCAAGCTCAAGGCGTGATAACATCCAGCCCACTTAGCCTTATGTTGAGGTGTCAACCGTGTAGCATTGTAGTGTCGGCCATGTGGTGTTGAGGAGTTGACCACGTGGTATCGAGGTGTTCACTGAGGTGTTGCCCATATATCTATTCCTCTATCAATTGCTACCCATGTCGTGACTCGTTAGCGTAGTGAAGTCGAGTCAGGAAGTGGCCCAAATTGGTCTGCCAACACCAAAGCATATCATGAATTTGTGTGCGTTTGATTGCGTTGATTTTGTTTGTCTCTGCATTACGCTATAGGCTGGTAGGCTGCACATGTTGCCAAAATATATTGTGGGCTGATATGATCGTGTGTATCGTTGACATGCGCTTTAGGTTGATTTGGTTGTGAACATCGTCATAATGTGCTTTGGGTCGATTCAGTCATGCGTGTTGTCGAAATGCGATTTGGCCACGTGTGCCATCAGAATGTGCTTTGTGCCAATTCGGCCACGTGCGTTGTCGAAATGTGCTTTGGGCCAATTTAGTCATGTGCATTGTCAAAATGTGCTTTTGGCCGATTTGGCCTCGTGCATCATCAAAATGTGCTTTTGATCAATTTGGTCATGTGCATTGTCAAAATGTGCTTTAGGTCGAGCCGATCGTGCGCATCATCAAAATGCGCTTTAGGCCGATTCAGCCGTGTGTGTCGTCGAAATGTGCTTTGGGCTAGCTCGGCCATACACGTCGTCAGGATGCACTTTGGGCTAGTTCGGCCACACACATCAGGTTCGGTTATTTGCACGTGTGATCCTCGTGTGAGGGTTCTCGTATGGTGCCTGCACGTGCAAGGTGTCATCACCGCCCTTTTCGCCCATGGCATGAGATCTTGATCATTGCATAAAATCCGACAAGATTGGATTCCTGGTGTTTCTCAATGGTAGCCCGTCATCAAGCTGATGTGGTGTCACCAAGAGTCTCCATGCGTCAGTTGGTTGGATTATCGAGGATTCTAAAAGATCACAATGATGACCCGAAAAATTCTTGATCATTCTAGTGATGCCGTGTCACATGTCTCAAATTGTCTGAGGGTCGAATGACCACTTAGGGTAAATGAAAGATCATGCTCGGCCCCGATAAATAGTGGGTCGAGCTCATTCATTACCTTACACCTTTAGATGATTTGGAGCATTCGAACCTTAGCCTTTAACACCTAGCGAACACCTTAGTGCCACGTGGCTGGCACTTCAGCGCTACATGACAAGCATCACAGCTTCATGTGGTGGATGTCGCAACGCCACATGGTAGACACCTCAACGCGAGTTTGAGTGAGCTGGATGCTATCATGTCCTCGGTTCGGTGTACCACAATCacagttaagttcggaagaggttcACCACCGCCATAACCGACATCTAGTGCAGAAGCAACGATATCTGGAGTCCATATAAAAGGGCTCCTCAAGTGTGTTCATAGACAATAGGTAAGTTTGATATTGAAAAGCCTAATCATAGACAATAGGTAAGATTGTGTCACCTAATAGTGATGCTTGTGCATTTCATGGGGCTGTTATGTTGATGTTGATGGCTCTCAAATGGTTAATTGGGGAAGGCTAATTCTAAGCACCTAGGGCATTTTAAAATATCCAGCATGCATCTAATTAGAACCTTATTAGGAAACAGCCAAAGGTTCTCATGGAATGTTTCTGTATCTATACTCAGTACATTATTGGCGATGGAGTTGCTATATTTTTGGATAGGGCCTTATTAGGAAACAGCCAAAGGTTCTCATGGAATGTTTCTGTATCTATACTCAGTACATTATTGGCGATGGGAGTTGCTATAGTTTTGGATTTTCTGACTGAATCTGGGAAGAAAAATATAGCAGTATACCAATACAATAATTGTTGTCTACTTGACTCGCTCTAAATTCATACTTTGTCCTGGCAGAGGACTAATGATTTCCTAACAAGGCAGAAAAACAGAGGTTATTAATCTAGGTTTGTATTTGCTAAGTCCTAGTGGGTTGTATCGCTTTCTTTTACTGGCTGGCATGCACACAACAGAGTGTCCACTGCAATCGAGCAATGTTTTTCCCAACAATGATTCAAGGAGTTAACCTGAGGAGGCCACTTTGAACTTTTCTGGATACGATGCATTTAGGTGCATTTAGGTACGCCTCTCACTTGAAGAGGCAAAGATATCATTCTTGCTTTTACTTCAGAGAATGTATGTGAGCTGGTTCTTAGATCCTTCAAACGAACTTCACTGAAAATTTCCTTCTTCCACTATTGTAGCTGCTTGTGATTATGCTTTCAGCATCACTGCTTTTGGTAACTGCCTCTCTTTTTCTTGTCGCTATGTAATTTGTCATTCTTGAATATTTCTTTATCACCGCTTAGTCGGTTCATGTCTCTTGAATCTTTCTGTGATCACTGTGTAATTGGTTATTCTCTCATGAAACTTACCTCTATTGCCGATGGATACAATTGATGCTTCTTGCTGTACAAAGCACCTTCGGGACTGCTTTTAGCTTGTTTAGTGCAATGGGATGCCAAATCATGCTGAACTTCCTTCGCTGTTTTATGGCTAAACTTGCCTTGTTCATATATGTACTATGATCTGGTGAACAAAGTTTAAGATGCTTAATTTCCTGACGTGAACTTATTTGATGACTTGGAGTAGGAAAAATACTGGGAAGAACATCCAGGTGAAGCGGTGCCTATCATGAGGCCAAAATTCTATTGGGGCCCCTGGAAGGTGTATCAAGGAGGGGAACTTCCTCCAAATATGTGAACTTAATAGTTTCTTGGATCGTCTTGTTATTTGGAGTAGATGGACGCTGCAAGCTGATTGTGGTTGCAGATTGGCGTGATAATGGTCTTCACTGGTACAAAAGTTCAACTAGATTTGTCTTGTATTGTTCATTTCACATTTATGTTTGTGTATGTACACATTAATAGGACCAACTTTAGGACTTCAACATGAACCTGAAGACCCCGAGAATCCAAGTACTTCTATATTTGTCTTGTGTGATAGTTTTAGATACGATCATTATTTttgatttgatatgaaattcaatcTATGATGAAGAACCTGTTGGGTGTATCACATCGATCGAGGATTtagaggaaaaagaaaattttattttcttactcTTTGATGTGTTAAACCCAAGCCGACCTTTTAAAGTCTTTGCCCTTTGCCACTGTACCAATCATCCAAAGGACAGtcaataatataataaacttttTCTTATAACCGAAGTCAGACAATTTTGATCGACGACACAGGTTGTTGGGTCAAGTTGCCCAACCAGCTCGGTCTATATT of Musa acuminata AAA Group cultivar baxijiao chromosome BXJ1-7, Cavendish_Baxijiao_AAA, whole genome shotgun sequence contains these proteins:
- the LOC103992699 gene encoding uncharacterized protein At4g29660, with amino-acid sequence MASRLWRMYADRQFYKWEKTVLWDMIEPYRRPKSFTPLISIYVAAFYTGVIGSAITEQLYKEKYWEEHPGEAVPIMRPKFYWGPWKVYQGGELPPNM
- the LOC135679472 gene encoding uncharacterized protein ycf36-like isoform X1; translated protein: MAASLFLSLLPAHKLPSNSTPVLTRRTANKKQKSKNICPISASSSSSFRNGSPSETDCPVPLDQQPVNEYQSLSTSLPFSWATADLRLYSSRLALTGASFALIVGLPVSAFGTGSLSDPRCALGVVSAGLLAVTLAVLRMYLGWAYIGNRLLSATVEYEETGWYDGQIWVKTPEVLARDRLLGSFSVKPVLSRVKLTLIGLAISLVACAFLFINIENPRDTSKDSGERAVAGAYSDESARSFEPDAFCGEPDLS
- the LOC135679472 gene encoding uncharacterized protein ycf36-like isoform X2; amino-acid sequence: MAASLFLSLLPAHKLPSNSTPVLTRRTANKKQKSKNICPISASSSSSFRNGSPSETDCPVPLDQQPVNEYQSLSTSLPFSWATADLRLYSSRLALTGASFALIVGLPVSAFGTGSLSDPRCALGVVSAGLLAVTLAVLRMYLGWAYIGNRLLSATVEYEETGWYDGQVKPVLSRVKLTLIGLAISLVACAFLFINIENPRDTSKDSGERAVAGAYSDESARSFEPDAFCGEPDLS